In Helicoverpa zea isolate HzStark_Cry1AcR chromosome 3, ilHelZeax1.1, whole genome shotgun sequence, the following proteins share a genomic window:
- the LOC124645770 gene encoding tubulin polyglutamylase complex subunit 2: MSFCVDLVSEDSFYENITLGVTKLLEADPRICNVSVERRPPCDRVALSTWEQRHSALLPEDLRNFYASSDGFQLTWHYKYSADEILPVGSIRVNSLNELCLSPALKDLLDFAMTRQHNGPRPVLNTKSKVFELDTCRTIGKICLVYTGGMWSVWLATREGAWGWLADSFTHYFRMALVHLGLPGWQAAFANLTLIPWAEQLFLLLAPHLLEKSEIEPNLITVASETGLNHIDPNIFKTSVRHHKNATRQPNQ, from the exons AGGCGGACCCCAGAATTTGTAATGTCAGTGTTGAGCGCAGACCTCCTTGTGACCGTGTAGCTCTGTCTACTTGGGAACAGAGACATTCAGCCTTACTTCCCGAGGACCTACGTAACTTTTATGCTTCAAGCGATGGATTTCAGTTAACTTGGCATTATAAATATTCCG CTGATGAAATATTGCCGGTTGGCTCAATCCGAGTCAACTCTTTGAACGAATTGTGCCTTTCACCTGCCCTGAAGGATCTGTTAGATTTCGCAATGACGAGACAGCATAATGGACCGCGACCAGTACTTAATACTAAAAGCAAAGTCTTTGAGTTGGACACATGCAGAACTATTGGAAAG ATTTGCTTGGTGTACACTGGAGGTATGTGGTCAGTGTGGCTAGCGACACGAGAGGGCGCCTGGGGCTGGCTAGCGGATTCTTTTACTCATTATTTTAGAATGGCACTTGTGCATTTAGGTCTCCCTGGGTGGCAAGCTGCCTTTGCTAATCTAACTCTAATACCTTGGGCAGAA CAATTATTCCTACTGCTAGCTCCTCATTTGCTGGAAAAATCGGAAATAGAGCCTAACTTGATAACTGTTGCAAGTGAAACTGGGCTGAATCATATTGATCCCAATATATTCAAGACATCGGTACGCCATCATAAAAACGCTACACGCCAGCCAAACCAGTAG